A window of the Macrobrachium rosenbergii isolate ZJJX-2024 chromosome 43, ASM4041242v1, whole genome shotgun sequence genome harbors these coding sequences:
- the LOC136829037 gene encoding uncharacterized protein produces the protein MEEQIYKTKVEVEDLKETDTEKDNTDQLLKEKVQIEKTIHALKEEVGSLVKDNKGSSEVHGGNDAPKLQRIIDRQADRIKRLRKKIQEMEEERRQRELDFQEWEKTVHTVRKENLELNVTLEDLDRKKRLFTMFEERNKVLEGEVKELKRETVNNERKKEEEKRSTLKEIETLRTQMTEALTVHDEMRKEKESMALQILKLECENEHCKKDIAYFEDWFTKDYTNHCGNVEDCLGKLLEVSDRHQVLLTEKLQLMKNT, from the coding sequence atgGAAGAGCAAATTTACAAAACGAAAGTAGAAGTAGAAGACCTTAAAGAGACGGATACAGAAAAGGACAACACTGATcaacttttgaaagaaaaagtacAGATTGAAAAAACTATCCATGCTCTGAAGGAGGAAGTCGGATCTCTTGTGAAGGACAATAAGGGGTCTTCTGAAGTACATGGAGGTAATGATGCCCCTAAACTGCAGAGGATCATAGACAGACAAGCTGATCGAATCAAACGTTTGAGGAAGAAGATTCaggagatggaagaagagagacGACAGCGTGAGCTCGATTTCCAAGAATGGGAAAAAACAGTCCATACTGTTAGGAAGGAGAACTTGGAGTTGAATGTAACCTTGGAGGACCTAGACCGTAAAAAGAGACTTTTCACAATGTTCGAAGAACGTAATAAGGTCTTGGAAGGAGAAGTCAAAGAGCTCAAGAGGGAAACTGTCAacaatgaaaggaagaaggaggaagagaaaaggtCAACTTTAAAGGAGATAGAGACCCTAAGGACACAGATGACTGAAGCGTTGACAGTCCACGATGAGATGAGGAAAGAAAAGGAGTCAATGGCCCTTCAGATTCTAAAACTAGAATGCGAGAATGAGCACTGCAAGAAGGACATAGCCTATTTTGAGGACTGGTTTACCAAGGATTACACAAATCACTGTGGAAACGTGGAAGACTGCCTCGGCAAGTTGTTGGAAGTTTCAGATCGGCATCAAGTTCTCCTGACAGAGAAATTACAGCTGATGAAGAACACATGA